The DNA segment CCGGCAGTTGGAGGCCGCGAGTTCCAAGCTGCGCGCCGCCTATCAGGCCGTGCGCGGTGTCCCGTTGCAACCCCTCCCCTCCGGAAGGAATGGATCATGACTGCTCATGCCGTACGCCTGGAGAGCGCCGGCGCGTCCGTGACCGTCGTCTCCTCCGAGCGGGCCGTCACCGACTGGTCGGCCCGGTACTTCGGACCGTGGTGGAAGGCGGCCGAGGTGCCGTCGGAGAGCGTGTGCACGGGCGCCGTGGTGACCGCGGCGGTCGACACGAGCCAGTACGACGACGTGTCGTTCGCGGTGACGCAGGCCCCGCACACCAGCACCGAGTACGCGCGCGCTCAGCTCCTCCTCGCCCGGGACGTCTCGGCCGGGACCGTACGGGCCACGTCTCCGAAGCAGGCGCTCGCCTACCGGTCCGAGCCCGGCGCCGGGCGGCTGGACGTGTTCGGCTGCCAGACCGAGGACGTCGCCACGGCGACCGCCCGCCTCGCCCGCGAGATGATGCGCGGTCAACTCCTGCGCGACGGGTGGGCGGTGCTCCACGCCTCGGCCGTCGTCGACGAGAACGGACGGACCGTCCTGACCCTCGGCAGCAAGGGAGCGGGGAAGACGACGACGGCCCTCGCCCTCGCGGCCGGCGGCGGGTACGGGCTCCTGGCGAACGACCGGGTGTTCGTCCGCCCCAACGACCGGGGAGGTGTGGACGTCCTGCCGTGGCCGTCGGCCGCCGCGCTCGGGCTTGGGCTGCTGAAGGCCCTCGGCTGGTTCGCCGAGGTGCGCGAGCGCCTGGAGGCCGGGGAGTCGCTGCACCCGACGCAGGACGGCCGGGTCACCGAGGCGATCCGGACCGGGGACTCCACGCCCATGTGGGACGGCGGGAAGGAGCTGAAGGCGCAGGTGTTCCCCGACCAGTTCCCGGAGTGGTTCGGGGTGCCCCTGGCGACCGAGGGCGAGGCCGCGGCCCTGGTGTTCCCCCGGATCGACCGGGAGGCGGTGCCGGCCGTCGAGGAGCGCGACCGGTCCCTGAGTGACCGGGACTTCATGAGCGGCGCGACCGAAGACCGTTACCCGGACGTGTTCGGTCTGCTGGGGATGGACGGCGGCGGGGCGGTCGGCGCCCGCCGGGAGGTCGCCCGGCTCCTGGCGGAGCTGCCTCACCACAGCGTGGTTCTCGGCCACGACCTCGCGGAGAACGCTCACTTCCTCTCCGGGCTCACCAAGGGATGCGGCTGACCCCCATCATTCACTCGTGTGAGTGAGTTGCGTGGGGCAGATAGTGGGGAACTTGAGGGGTTACAGGTGAGCGCTTTCTGGCCACCTCACGGGACAGACACTATGAATCGCTCACACGTTCGAGTGTGATTTCGCGTTCATCTAGTCACAGACCGTGCGGCCAGGTTAGATAGACCCGGACAGGCTTCACTCGACAGAAGCCCCTTACAACGTCGTTGCCTGCGGTTCGCCGTGGGTGGCGGCCGGCGTCGCCGCTCCATGCTCCGCAGGCTGAGGCGGTGGCGTCGAGACGGCGTGGGCCCGGCAGTCTTGTTGCCGGGCCCACTGCCCTCCTTATACGGCCGAGAGGGCAGTGATGGCGCAGTGAATCTGCGCACACTCCGCCTTCACAACCCCCCATGTGCCCCAAGTGCCCGCCAACACACCGAGGCCCGGTGAGGAACGATCCTCGCCGGGCCTCGTCGCGTCCAGGGGTGTACGTCAGCAGGCAGGGGCCTCCTCGGCCTCCGAGAGCGCCAGGACGCGCCGCAGATCCGCCGTGACCACCTTCCACGCCCCTCCGACCCGGATCACCTTGCACGGGAACTGCCCCTCGCGGGCGAGGCGGTAGGCCGTCGTACGCCCCAGACCGAACGCCCTCCCCCCTGTTTCGACGTCGACGGTGGGCGGCAGCGACAGCAGGTCGGCCGTGGTGAGGGTGGCGGTGTCGAGCCCCGCGGCTTGTGTCGTCACTGCACAACTCCCGTCCGGTGAGTGCGGATTGTGTGTCACTGGAGCGCACGATACGACACGGGTTGTCACAGCACAACACCTGCCCTACGTTGTGCTGCTGTGGAGCAACAGGACTGGGCGTCCGCCACGAGCCGCACGATCGCGGCCGAGGTGCGCCGTCATCGCCAGGCCCGGGGTATGAGCGCGCAGGCCCTCGCCGACCGGTGCGCCGAGCTGGGCATCACGTCCCTGCCGCGCTCGGTCATCGCGAACCTGGAGAACGGCCGGCGCGGGAACGTCACCTTCGCCGAGGTGCTGGTCCTGGCGGCGGCGCTCGACGTCCCACCGGTCGTGCTCGCCTTCCCCGTCGGCTACGCCGCCACGGTCGAGTACCTGCCCGGCGAGAGCGCGCCGCCGCTGGACGCCCGCGACTGGTTCGACGGCACCGGCCGGGACGACGACAGCGCCCTCGCCCTGCTACTCCAACACCGGCAACTCGAGCAACGCATCCGCGGGCACTACCGCCGGATCTGGGACACGGCCGAGACGGGGGAGCCGGACGGCCCCGAGGCCCAGGCCGCCCGCGAGGTCGCCGAGGAGCTGACGGCGCAGCTGCGGGAGGTCCGTACCGAGATCCGGGCGCGCGGCCTGGTGCTGCCGCCCTCGGCCGGGCTGGACGTCGACGGGGACTAAGGGGGAGGCATGGCCGTACGGCGTGCCGGGAGCATCACGAAGCGCTGCGAGTGCCGGGGGGAGGGCGGGAAGCGGCTGGGCAAGGACTGTCCGCAGCTCACGAAGAAGAACCACGGCACCTACCAGATCCAGCAGGAGACGCCGCCGAAGGCCGACGGGACCCGGAGGATCTTCCGGCGCACCGGCTACGCCCAGGTCAAGGACGCACAGGGCGACCTCGACAAGGTCCGCGCGATCCTCGACCTGATCGAGGAGGGCGACGACGAGGAGCAGTGGGCGACGCAGATCGGTGACCTGCTGGGCCAGGTGAGCAGCGAGCGGGCGCCGATCCCGGACGCGACCGAGGTGAAACGTCGCCTCGCGGCCGGGGTCGAGCTGGTCGGCACCATGACCGTCGGGGAGTGGCTCGACTCGTGGGTCGCCGCCAAGAAGACGAAGCGGCTGACGACCAAGGGGTACGAGTCACACATCCGCGTTCACCTGAAGCCGGGACTCGGGGGCCGGCGCCTGGACCGGCTGAACATCGCGCACTGTCAGCAGTTCTTCGACGCGATCGACGAGGCGAACGAGGTGATCGCCGCCGAGAACCAGCAGCGCCGAGAGCAGGAGGCCGGCTGCAAGTGGGGGAAGAACGGCCGGCCGTCGAGGGCGGAGTCCGAGCGCCTGGCGGCGGAGCGCGAGAAGCTGGCCGCAATGCCTCCGTACCGGAAGATCACCGGTCCGGCGACGAAGCAGCGGATCCGGGCGACGCTGCGGGCCGCGCTCAACGGGGCGATCCGGAAGCAGCTGATCACGTTCAACCCGGCCGAGTGGGTCGACCTGGAGTCGGGGAAGCGGCCGAAGGCGAAGCTCTGGACGGCCGCGCACGTCGCCTACTGGGAGCAGACCGGGGAGAAGCCGAGCCCGGTCATGGTCTGGACGCCCGAGCAGGCCGGGGCGTTCCTCGACGAGGCGGAGGCGTCGCGGCTCTATGCGTTCTTTCACCTGCTGATGTTCCGTGGCCTGCGCCGGGGCGAGGGCGTTGGTCAGGACTGGGTTCACGTCGACCTCGACGCCGGGCTCATCACGCCCACGCGGGAGCTGGTCGTCGACGACTGGCAGGTGTTCGAGGACGACCTGAAGACCGAGGAGTCCGTGTCGACGATCGCCCTCGACAACGAGAGTGTCGCCGTCCTGCGGGAGCACCGCGCGCGGCAGCTCGCCGAACGCGACACGTGGAACCGGTACGCGGCCGAGGAGCGGGCGAAGGGCGAGGACGTCGCGGACTGGGTCGACACAGGCAAGGTGTTCACCGACGTCGACGGGACATGGCTGCACCCGGAGAAGGTGAGTGACGAGTTCCGCCGGATCCGGGACCGGGCGGGCCTGCCCCCGGTGAACCTGCGGGACTGTCGGCACGTCGCCGGGACCCTCGTCCACGCGGGCGGCGGCGACATCTTCGCGGTACAGAAGACGTTGCGGCACGCGACGAGCCAGCTCACGGCGGACACGTATACCGAGCTGCTGGAGGAGGTCGACCGGGACATTGCGGAGAAGGCTGCGGCCCTCGTCCC comes from the Streptomyces sp. NBC_00443 genome and includes:
- a CDS encoding DNA-binding protein, with the translated sequence MTTQAAGLDTATLTTADLLSLPPTVDVETGGRAFGLGRTTAYRLAREGQFPCKVIRVGGAWKVVTADLRRVLALSEAEEAPAC
- a CDS encoding helix-turn-helix domain-containing protein, producing MEQQDWASATSRTIAAEVRRHRQARGMSAQALADRCAELGITSLPRSVIANLENGRRGNVTFAEVLVLAAALDVPPVVLAFPVGYAATVEYLPGESAPPLDARDWFDGTGRDDDSALALLLQHRQLEQRIRGHYRRIWDTAETGEPDGPEAQAAREVAEELTAQLREVRTEIRARGLVLPPSAGLDVDGD
- a CDS encoding site-specific integrase — protein: MAVRRAGSITKRCECRGEGGKRLGKDCPQLTKKNHGTYQIQQETPPKADGTRRIFRRTGYAQVKDAQGDLDKVRAILDLIEEGDDEEQWATQIGDLLGQVSSERAPIPDATEVKRRLAAGVELVGTMTVGEWLDSWVAAKKTKRLTTKGYESHIRVHLKPGLGGRRLDRLNIAHCQQFFDAIDEANEVIAAENQQRREQEAGCKWGKNGRPSRAESERLAAEREKLAAMPPYRKITGPATKQRIRATLRAALNGAIRKQLITFNPAEWVDLESGKRPKAKLWTAAHVAYWEQTGEKPSPVMVWTPEQAGAFLDEAEASRLYAFFHLLMFRGLRRGEGVGQDWVHVDLDAGLITPTRELVVDDWQVFEDDLKTEESVSTIALDNESVAVLREHRARQLAERDTWNRYAAEERAKGEDVADWVDTGKVFTDVDGTWLHPEKVSDEFRRIRDRAGLPPVNLRDCRHVAGTLVHAGGGDIFAVQKTLRHATSQLTADTYTELLEEVDRDIAEKAAALVPRARRSREAVVPAEE